In Toxoplasma gondii ME49 chromosome X, whole genome shotgun sequence, a single genomic region encodes these proteins:
- a CDS encoding DNA methyltransferase 2, putative (encoded by transcript TGME49_227660) codes for MEMMEKRRSREAAPEVKEESRCALQRRQSVEASQEGTRRLAAQSNVPEERRVVTEKPVRQRSPGAVDWQVFEFFSGIGGLHAGWNRAVEIFNNAAGVHTPQQGRPAVAGSPASNAPVGPQETAAFQADGIPCSQCIYDSETPQGLPSVPVSSSSSRESATTVRLHAPVCRAYDVNTTANQVYAHNFGLAPLPLSLEYVPAAVLGEVREAEKLKNAETPICKANPQALEAPAARPGTPLNMGEEDEMRDLKAPIISDTQREQNGRTANGFDTPSIKKKLRRNDAAADVWLLSPPCQPYTRGGKREDLHDPRARGLLHLLDCLERLKTPPKLLFLENVRGFEESQTRQRLLSVLKKKAYTVEEFLLSPTQLGCPNTRVRYYCLAARTERAEEEENEESENADGEREREEGKGRLYGTGGGGGARGEAEETEGEGGGGSGGLQAGGDKCQKGSLLVAKSEETAVRGKRNSESDNPFNLCISPPAAALELWCQYTGVPCVRLRADPETAAGFPWRLSASPSQASPSSLSPRRPSAVLQPVARHIGAFLDAFLSPDKLRTLQVPSTKLRRFIGFDRPRCSHTRLQKKRERLANLSSGQASKLEREAWEASTKESCTQKAYDGSASGPEGAEHSGNSAGPPECTCACCQEGNCSCASFVFRLDVVTPESTASSTFTKGYTTNIHTGGPLLLVPDVSLVSSSEPSDEPPPFCSSTSSSSSCSSSCSSSSSSLSACPCMQSSGSPSAVRAVRCVQEVGSPYQHVFATEELDKTRFQRALRATDFVRFFSREELLRLHGYPPSFSFPLSIRDAKAASLVGNSVNVDVVAVLLLHLLLGFFSCRRD; via the coding sequence aTGGAGATgatggagaagcgaaggagtcGAGAGGCGGCACCCGAAGTGAAAGAGGAGAGCCGATGCGCCCTGCAACGACGGCAGTCTGTCGAAGCCTCCCAGGAAGGTACCAGACGACTTGCGGCACAGAGCAACGTcccagaagagaggagagtcgTCACGGAGAAGCCTGTTCGACAGAGAAGCCCGGGAGCTGTCGACTGGCAGGTCTTTGAGTTTTTCAGCGGCATAGGaggcttgcatgcaggctGGAATCGCGCCGTCGAGATTTTCAACAACGCGgcgggtgtacatacacctcaaCAGGGACGCCCCGCCGTCGCCGGTTCACCTGCAAGCAATGCGCCTGTCGGTCCCCAGGAAACAGCGGCTTTTCAAGCCGACGGAATACCCTGTTCTCAATGTATCTACGAttcggagacaccgcaggGGCTGCCCTcagttcctgtctcctcctcatCCTCACGCGAGTCTGCGACGACCgtccgtctgcatgcgccagtgTGTCGCGCGTACGATGTGAATACGACGGCGAATCAGGTGTACGCACACAACTTTGGCTTGGCGCCCCTTCCGCTCTCGTTGGAATACGTCCCGGCGGCTGTTCTAGGAGAAGTGAGAGAGGCTGAAAAGCTCAAAAATGCAGAAACGCCGATCTGTAAGGCAAACCCGCAGGCACTGGAGGCGCCTGCCGCGCGGCCGGGGACGCCTCTGAACAtgggcgaagaagacgagatgAGAGATTTGAAAGCACCGATCATCTCTGACACGCAGCGGGAACAGAACGGGAGAACAGCGAATGGATTCGACACTCCATCAATAAAGAAAAAGTTGAGGAGAAACGACGCAGCCGCAGACGTCtggctcctgtctccgccgtgTCAACCTTACACGCGAGGGGGGAAGCGCGAGGATCTTCACGACCCGCGCGCGCGCGgccttctgcatcttctcgACTGTTTGGAGCGTCTGAAGACTCCTCCGAAGCTGCTTTTTCTGGAGAATGTTCGCGGCTTCGAAGAGTCGCAAACGCGACAGCGCCTTCTCTCagtcctgaaaaaaaaggcgTACACAGTCGAAGAATTTCTCCTCTCACCCACCCAGCTGGGGTGTCCCAACACGCGCGTTCGGTACTACTGCCTGGCCGCGAGGACCGAGCGagctgaggaggaagaaaacgaagaaagcgaaaacgcgGATGGTGAgcgcgagcgcgaggaaggcaAAGGCCGGCTATACGGgacaggaggaggaggaggagctcgtggagaggcggaagagacagaaggcgaaggaggaggcggCTCCGGTGGCTTGCAGGCCGGCGGAGACAAGTGTCAAAAGGGCTCTTTACTCGTGGCTaaaagcgaggagactgctgtgcgaggaaagagaaacagcgaatcAGACAATCCATTCAACCTCTGTATCAGTCCCCCGGCAGCCGCCCTCGAACTGTGGTGTCAGTACACTGGAGTGCCCTGCGTGCGGCTGCGTGCAGACccagagacagctgctgGGTTCCCGTGGAGgctttctgcctcgccttctcaagcgtctccttcctccctctcgccgAGGCGTCCGTCCGCGGTTCTGCAGCCTGTAGCGCGACACATTGGAGCTTTTCTCGACGCGTTTCTGAGTCCCGACAAGCTGCGAACTCTGCAAGTTCCCTCGACCAAGCTTCGGCGATTCATCGGCTTTGATCGGCCGCGATGTTCTCACACGCGcctccagaaaaaacgagagcgCCTGGCAAATTTGTCGTCTGGGCAGGCGTCGAAGCTCGAGCGCGAAGCCTGGGAAGCGAGCACAAAAGAGTCGTGTACGCAGAAGGCCTACGACGGCTCTGCGAGCGGGCCGGAGGGAGCGGAGCATTCGGGGAACTCCGCGGGGCCTCCCGAGTGCACCTGTGCATGCTGTCAAGAGGGCAACTGCAGCTGTGCTTCGTTCGTCTTTCGGTTGGATGTCGTGACGCCAGAATCGACTGCAAGTAGCACTTTCACCAAGGGATACACAACCAATATTCACACTGGGGGACCTCTTCTACTCGTTCCGGAtgtgtctcttgtctcttcttcagaacCATCTGACGAACcgcctcctttctgctcttctacttcttcatcttcttcttgctcttcttcttgctcttcttcgtcctcgtctctctctgcatgtccttgcatgcagtcgtcTGGATCTCCTTCTGCGGTGAGGGCGGTTCGATGTGTTCAGGAGGTGGGGAGTCCTTACCAGCATGTTTTTGCGACGGAGGAGCTGGACAAAACGCGTTTCCAGCGTGCGCTTCGAGCGACAGACTttgtccgcttcttctcgcgcgagGAGCTGCTGCGGCTGCACGGATACcctccgtctttctcgtttcctctgtcgatCCGAGACGCAAAGGCAGCAAGCCTGGTCGGAAACTCTGTAAATGTGGACGTTGTCGCGGTGTtgcttctgcatctgcttctcggcttcttctcttgccgACGAGACTGA
- a CDS encoding microtubule-associated protein RP/EB family, putative (encoded by transcript TGME49_227650), translating into MALAHASSGTVRDVDPSSVGMMEGAFFVSRTELLDWVNTTFNLSLTKIEQGASGAIYLQIVDGLFGGGSKVPMAKVKWNCKFDYEYIQNYKLLQSVFNKQGIKKHIEVDKLIKGKYQDNLEFLQWLKAFYDRQAAQFRAPDKPYNAYERRKLAGSTFPDWAQPHDPATSSVSVSRETPSQASVSAQASTSPVTSRATGYGSQQGEKRRMTSASRLSSMQSSVKGRGSPYGEGEAEARSVGSSRQVSGNRDDRNCLRELEATTLRLRERVKTLEADVDQARLERDFYFQKLRRLEVMCGPSGAGTLSVKDVLAVLYATDEHLEEGEDEAMDVQGEEEKEENRRYKAGTMEDPSGFSRDENVRRTDKTGGACATHAQGSRLGGLGEECDRDLLAGKRRAPVCARPGVETAEPMLQ; encoded by the exons ATGGCGCTCGCACATGCAAGCTCTGGAACCGTGAGGGATGTAGACCCCAGCAGTGTAGGAATGATGGAGGGggcgtttttcgtctctcgaaCTGAGTTGCTGGACTGGGTGAATACGACCTTCAATCTGTCGCTTACAAAAATCGAGCAAGGCGCCTCTGGCGCCATCTACCTCCAG ATCGTCGATGGCTTGTTCGGTGGAGGTTCCAAGGTTCCCATGGCAAAGGTGAAATGGAACTGCAAGTTCGACTACGAGTATATCCAGAACTACAAGTTGCTTCAGTCGGTCTTTAACAAACAAGGGATCAAAAAGCACATTGAAGTGGACAAGTTGATCAAGGGGAAGTACCAAGACAACCTCGAATTTCTTCAGTGGCTGAAGGCCTTCTACGATCGCCAGGCTGCTCAATTCCGAGCGCCTGACAAACCCTACAATGCGTACGAACGACGGAAG CTCGCAGGATCCACGTTTCCGGACTGGGCGCAGCCTCACGACCCGGCAAcctccagtgtctccgtttcgagGGAGACACCTTCGCAGGCTTCCGTCTCTGCCCAGGCCTCTACGTCTCCAGTGACGTCTCGGGCAACAGGCTACGGCTCTCAGCAGGGGGAGAAACGGCGAATGACGTCTGCGTCGCGGCTGTCGAGCATGCAGAGTTCGGTGAAGGGCCGCGGAAGTCCGTacggcgagggcgaggcagaggcgaggagcgTGGGGTCTTCGAGACAAGTCTCAGGAAACCGCGACGATCGAAACTGCCTGCGCGAGCTGGAGGCGACGACGCTGCGGCTGCGGGAGCGCGTGAAGACGCTCGAGGCTGACGTCGACCAGGCGCGTTTGGAACGAGATTTCTACTTTCAAAAGCTCCGGCGCCTCGAGGTCATGTGTGGACCCTCTGGCGCTGGAACGCTGAGTGTGAAGGACGTCCTCGCCGTTCTTTACGCGACAGATGAGCACctcgaagagggagaggacgaagccaTGGACGtccagggagaagaagaaaaggaggagaatcGGCGCTACAAAGCAGGGACGATGGAAGACCCGAGTGGCTTTTCCAGAGACGAAAATGTGCGACGAACCGACAAGACAGGCGGGGCTTGCGCTACGCATGCACAAGGCTCACGGCTCGGCGGTCTGGGAGAGGAATGCGATAGAGACCTTCTGGCAGGAAAGCGCCGAGCGCCGGTCTGCGCACGCCccggtgtcgagacagctgAGCCGATGCTTCAATGA
- a CDS encoding hypothetical protein (encoded by transcript TGME49_227640) gives MCTWVCHVSENDVCHTSFRRKHGRERGCLCNHLGHEKPWPLDCLSRSTCDPDTHTTFQLPPLQRFVQSSPWWPCVSSSSSHSPPSEDFIRKVDNARTAIALSFPMFFFSPLCSRMTFPLVFPLCVLTGTARTAVAVFSRHSIAPVQGNLWCLSSSLFPVDSFFFVLTFAPLFTTIPSYESPPRSSHIVVGVRQGKTPCLRCQNIVLCWLSCGTAGSRLTGQVACLSTLSVPFPVSSSCLFASRPCIPQLC, from the coding sequence ATGTGTACATGGGTGTGCCACGTGTCAGAAAATGATGTCTGCCACACAAGCTTCAGGAGGAAACATGGGCGTGAACGTGGCTGTCTCTGCAACCATTTAGGGCACGAGAAGCCATGGCCACTGGACTGCCTTTCGCGCAGCACATGCGATCCGGACACACACACCACATTCCAACTGCCCCCCCTTCAGCGATTTGTGCAATCTTCTCCCTGGTGGCcgtgcgtttcttcttcttccagccACTCGCCCCCCAGCGAGGATTTTATTCGAAAAGTAGATAACGCACGCACTGCGATTGCGCTTTCCTTCCCtatgtttttcttttcccccCTCTGCAGTCGCATGACTTTTCCGCTTGTGTTTCCCCTGTGTGTCTTGACGGGGACGGCACGGACGgctgtcgctgtcttctctcgtcacTCCATTGCTCCTGTTCAGGGCAATCTGTGGTGCTTGTCGTCCAGCTTGTTTCCAGTTgacagtttcttctttgtgttGACATTCGCACCTCTTTTCACCACCATCCCGAGTTACGAGTCTCCGCCGCGCTCGTCACACATTGTCGTTGGTGTCCGACAGGGGAAAACACCTTGTCTTCGCTGCCAAAACATTGTTCTCTGTTGGCTCTCTTGTGGCACAGCTGGCAGCCGCCTGACTGGGCAGGTTGCTTGTTTGTCGACGCTTTCCGTGCCGTTTCCAGTCTCGTCGTCATGTCTCTTTGCTTCGCGCCCCTGCATTCCGCAGCTCTGCTag
- a CDS encoding hypothetical protein (encoded by transcript TGME49_227630~Signal peptide predicted by SignalP 2.0 HMM (probability 0.879) with cleavage site probability 0.488 at residue 51), whose translation MSPAVRQPQRLPGYVCALAKMTTVKTTNLQRLLASSLVLQGLVTVLAWAPAQPTAGPSPGTATLPVNEPYGGLGFVPAAGEDLDDTEGHRASVCKHLSGE comes from the exons ATGTCTCCCGCTGTTAGGCAACCGCAACGCTTGCCAGGATACGTGTGTGCGCTTGCTAAGATGACGACAGTGAAAACGACAAATCTTCAGCGCCTCCTGGCCTCCAGCCTTGTTCTCCAAGGTCTCGTGACGGTACTCGCGTGGGCTCCAGCGCAACCCACAGCTGGACCATCGCCCGG AACTGCGACTTTACCTGTTAATGAACCTTATGGAGGACTGGGTTTCGTTCCGGCAGCAGGAGAGGATCTG GACGACACAGAAGGTCATCGTGCAAGTGTGTGTAAACACCTAAGCGGCGAATAA
- the GRA2 gene encoding dense granule protein GRA2 (encoded by transcript TGME49_227620~Signal peptide predicted by SignalP 2.0 HMM (probability 0.997) with cleavage site probability 0.917 at residue 23), which translates to MFAVKHCLLVVAVGALVNVSVRAAEFSGVVNQGPVDVPFSGKPLDERAVGGKGEHTPPLPDERQQEPEEPVSQRASRVAEQLFRKFLKFAENVGQHSEKAFKKAKVVAEKGFTAAKTHTVRGFKVAKEAAGRGMVTVGKKLANVESDRSTTTTQAPDSPNGLAETQAPVEPQQRAAHVPVPDFSQ; encoded by the exons ATGTTCGCCGTAAAACATTGTTTGCTGGTTGTTGCCGTTGGCGCCCTGGTCAACGTCTCGGTGAGGGCTGCCGAGTTTTCCGGAGTTGTTAACCAGGGACCAGTCGACGTGCCTTTCAGCGGTAAACCTCTTGATGAGAGAGCAGTTGG aggaaaaggTGAACATACACCACCACTCCCAGACGAGAGGCAACAAGAGCCAGAAGAACCGGTTTCCCAACGTGCATCCAGAGTGGCAGAACAACTGTTTCGCAAGTTCTTGAAGTTCGCTGAAAACGTCGGACAGCACAGTGAGAAGGCCTTCAAAAAAGCAAAGGTGGTGGCAGAAAAAGGCTTCACCGCGGCAAAAACGCACACGGTTAGGGGTTTCAAGGTGGCCAAAGAAGCAGCTGGAAGGGGCATGGTGACCGTTGGCAAGAAACTCGCGAATGTGGAGAGTGACAGAAGCACTACGACAACGCAGGCCCCCGACAGCCCTAATGGCCTGGCAGAAACCCAGGCTCCAGTGGAGCCCCAACAGCGGGCCGCACACGTGCCCGTCCCAGACTTTTCGCAGTAA
- a CDS encoding hypothetical protein (encoded by transcript TGME49_227615) yields METCVEQNDEAGETIQVDDCRLIAVQVYFPFGEVHAQWSYSLEICSTYLAACSKPGIGCYPLHLSWAVPRRGSDPSIRPNGKLLRARASQPLGGGFTQQDIPFMATNAALHVSRRQSKHKIAP; encoded by the exons ATGGAAACTTGTGTCGAACAAAATGATGAGGCCGGGGAGACGATTCAGGTAGACGACTGCCGCTTAATAGCGGTGCAGGTGTATTTTCCTTTTGGCGAAGTACACGCACAGTGGTCGTACTCGCTGGAGATCTGTTCCACCTACCTGGCTGCCTGCAGCAAACCG GGGATTGGCTGTTATCCCTTGCACTTGTCCTGGGCTGTACCACGACGGGGTAGCGATCCCTCGATTCGACCAAATGGGAAGCTGTTACGGGCACGAGCATCACAGCCACTTGGAGGCGGTTTCACTCAACAGGATATCCCGTTCATGGCGACAAATGCAGCTCTACACGTTTCCCGGAGGCAGTCGAAGCA CAAAATAGCTCCCTGA